The Ipomoea triloba cultivar NCNSP0323 chromosome 4, ASM357664v1 DNA segment TTGCTTTGTCataacacatctcatcataCACCAACCTATTCATCAAACTGGTCGAACAGTTAAGGTCTGAAATTGGCATTTGTTGGTAATCATATAGGCTCTTTCCACatcttttcaacaatttctcaatctcaactaatgcttgatatttttatttcatcaacaatgaggactaaatctaaaaaatattacacaatATATGTTAGAAAAGTATCACCATCTTCgaactaataatattagacatgaaataaaatattaaaccaAATGGATAAATATATACCTTGGAAGTTCAATATGTTACGTTGTTTGTACAGAATATCACTGGACATATATGTCCAACATTTTTCCCAAACCACTTCCGGACGGCTTAAACAATTTGAGGATAACAATGTTGTGAATAAATTTCTTAACTCTCCTGCAGTTGCCCACTGACTTGCTTCAACAATTCCATCAATATATTCTTTGTCGTCTTCCAATAGCCCAAGTGCATAACATGCATCACGTTAATTGTCGTACAACACCACATTGATTATTCTTAAGTCTTCATAACACATAGGTCCTCGGATTACATTTAAAAGACATCTCAAATAGTAAATCTCACCACTTTCAGGAGAAACATAAAAAAACTCGACCAATTGAGAATCCTTGTTGTCTTGGAACAAATTCCCTTATTGCTTGTTTCCAAACGAACTTTGTTGGCATCTCTGCATAAGTTAGTTGCTTTGCCTCAGGGTATTTTTTGTTTGCCTCAAGCCAAGCCAGAAACATACTATGTTTTACCGTATGTCGTTCTACAATGACATCGATTGGATCAtcctcatcaaaataaatacTTTGTTCATTTGGCAGATGAAAATTCAAGCGCTCTACAGGAGGATATctgtattgtatttcaaaaTCTAATTCCAAGCAGCtctacattaacataatataataatatgttttggaatactataatatacatcatatagtaatttgattgttggaatttttttttggaatattatcatgagaggaatttaattacgtacattaacataatatagtaatatttttttggaatactataatatacatcatatatgcTCCGTTTGGCAGAACTTATTTAgtagcttatagtttattttaaactactaataagctataaactctgtttggtaatgttcctaaataagctagtagcttaaaataagagcttatttttgaacattgatttttgtatgaactaatcttatgaattataaacattttgttttactttatatgttttcaaatatatgttcttactttatattttattaaaatatattgatttcagtattttatattttaatatataaacaaacctatttaaatttaaaactatttaaattatatgaagatgtcatttttagtctttttacatttatcagcttatcaaaaagctaattttaccaaacacttttaaccataacagctagcttaacagctcttcgatttcagcttcgagcttatagcttttcagttttcagttacttttcagctttcagctacatTTTCATCTAGgcttgccaaacatagccatagtaatttgattgttcgaattttttttttgaatgttatcatgagaaaaatttaattacgtacattaacatactatagtaatattttttaatactataatatacatcatatagtaatttgattattggaatttttatttattttgaatattatcatgagaggaatttaattacgtacattaacataatatagtaatatagcAGTCGTGTCACTTGAACACCTTTGCTTGAAGTTCAGAACGCCTGAAGGAGTTGGAGTTGCAAGATGCGATCAGCGGATAGCTCGGTCTTGCTATCTTAAAGCCTGTCATTCGATTGGGGAAAAAGATATGCGAGTCCATACCATCGCAGAAAAAGCCAAGCAGAAGGAATCAGTAGAATGACCGGAGCCTGCCGTTGAGTTAGAAGAAGTTGTCTTGGAGATTGCCCACCTAGACAGACAGTGAGGTTAGGCCTTGGGCTAACCAAGGAGGTTAGAAAATCCATTCTGCAAGTATTAAGGGAGTACAAGATGATATTCGCGTGGGGGCCGGAAGACATGCCCGGGATTGACCGATCAGTGATTACACACCGATTAGCTGTCAGCCCAGCAGCCCGACCTGTGGTTCAGAGGAAAAGGTTTCTAGCCACAGAAAGACGTGAATTTGTGAAGAAAGAAGTAGCAACCCTACTCAAGATCGGCCATATCCGGGAGGTTAAATATCTAACATGGTTAGCCAATGTGGTGTTGGTTCCAAAGCCTCCAAGATGGAGAATGTGCGTGGACTACACCGACCTGAACAAGGCGTGTCCCAAGGACCCCTTTCCCCTTCCGAGGATAGATTTGTTGGTTGACCAGACCGCTGGGTGTGCCCTACTCAGTTTTATGGACGCTTTTCGTGGCTATCACCAAATTTTCATGGAGAAGGAGGACGAGGAGAAAACCGCCTTCACTACCCTAGATGGAGTTTACTGTTATAAGGTGATGCCGTTCGGCCTCAAGAATTCTGGTGCGACCTTCACTCGAATGATAGCTCGAATATTTGGGGAACAACTCGGCAAGGGAATGGAAGCTTACGTCGATGACTTGCTGGTCAAAAGTAAGGAATCAGCCGAGCATTCCTTGGATTTGAAAGCCAGTTTTGAGCTAATGAAGAAATATAATATGCGGCTGAATCCGAAGAAGTGTGCCTTCGCTGTGAAAGGAGGAAAATTTCTAGGATATATGGTCACGCAACGAGGAATCGAACCCAATCCTGAGAAGGTAAAAGCAATATTGGACATGAAGCCACCGACTACCTTGAAAGAAGTCCAAAGATTGACTGGTTGCTTAGCGGCTCTCAGCCGATTCCTCTCAAAATCAGCCGAGAGAGCTTTGCCGTTCTTCGAAGTAATAAGGAAAAGGGATAGCTTCGAGTGGACCGTCGAGTGCCAGACGTCCTTCGAAGAATTGAAAAGGTACTTGTTGTCCCCTCCCTTGCTGGCTAAACCTAATGAATGATAAGGAATggtagaatttctgataaggaattattatactACGTATAATATTATGATGaccaatttcaatttttttggactaaaatgagcgggaaagctataTGTCCTTAATCAGGTAAGAACCATGTTTaaggtgagaacgtaaggacaaatccaaaccattgatctagtagatctaacggttgaaataaacaaaattttgtaatatttatgaaaacgaccccgctcattttaaaagtttataatatttatgaaaatgaccctgctcattttttacttgatttctcatgcgtcaaatcttgcagatcaatggtttggatttgtcctcacgttctcatttgggggcatagttctcatatgattggggttatatatatatatatatagatttgagcatataagtatgacatttgcatgttgctttgaatcgacccgacccgtctcacgaataaggatccgtgagacggtctcacacaagtgacttatattttaaaagttataatCATTTAAACTAACAGCATATCACATGTCAAACCACTGCTATCACTAAAAAATACAACTACAATCCAACATAACGTTAATTTACCACCAACTCAGTTTTTACTTATTGTTAACACTAGTTATAAGTATGtccaccaaaaaaaatgaaggtaaaatgataataatgtaTGTGCGTGGGCGCGCTTAATTGCCTATGCATCAACATGTTCGTTGacattattaaacgaatacTAAATGAGCTTGGtcatgaacattattaaacgaacactaaacaagtttatttataaacatttttaaatgaacacaaacgagcttgttcacagGTTCTTAGCAAACGAGCCTACAACTGGTTTGTTTATGAACCGAGGTCTTATGTTTATTTaacttaataaacgaacataaaagAATGTTTACCGAACACGAACACGGGTAGTTTACCGAAAGCTCTAACACCCCTAACTACACTgcgttttttaaaaaaattagcaacCACCACTTTTGCTCTTTTtcctatatacatatacatacatatatatatatatatatatatatatatatatatatatatatataggtcaacCTGTAAAAGGTCATCAATTTGAACAACTTAACAACTCATttctaaaaacttaataagtctcaattaaggttatatccttgatttatgtccctctttctatatgctaataaatttgtacattttattttaaatgttgtacacttcaatgttgtTAGATAAAATTATCCCTACTACATTGTTGTTATacaactacccttacaccgttataacaccgttagtttttaactccatcattattatcatacacatatatctatcatatcattttcctattccttaattatcattttagtaaaatcattatataattaatttaatggttgattatattttaattaaatttctatacatggtaaatcatatatgtgtgtgtataaaatacatatactatatttgtatatataattagaattaaaaattttaattatctatatttattaatgttttaatattgggtatgaactttcgcgcatcgcgcgtagaAATACTAGTTAAGACTATAAATGGAAAAAGAAACCTCAAAGCCATCCTCAGAAGCAGAAATTAAAGTGCACCACACATACTCAATATTGCAGCCAAATAGCACATTTCCTTGTAATGCAATTTACAACTCCTTAATAATATCATGAacgcaaaaacttgtgtgagaccgtctcaccatgagacgggtcgggtcaatgtgcaaatgtaacacttatatgcacaaatgtcatacttatatgctcaaatgtaatactaatcaggaataaaatttttaaaaatttgttacttataagggtaaatgtaatacttttaagggaaaatacaatacttttacatttcgatttaaaagtattacttttttcctcaaaagtattatattttcccttataagtaagaggcacttgttaacattacttattatgaaaaatgtattactttttctcttataagtaattaacaaaaattatattcttgattagtgttatatttgagcatataagtatgacatttgtatatataagtatgacatttacatgtgctttgacccgacacgacccgtctcacgaataaggatccgtgagacggtctcacacaagtgtaaccctATCATGAATATTGAAACTAAAGAAATTCGATAAAATATAAGGAATTCCAAGAAATAAGTAGCAGAAAGAACGGCAAAAAGAGGTTGAAGAAGAATCTCCCATATACGACAGTACAAACATCACTTAATTTAAAAAGGGGAGAACAAGTGGTAATTGCCAAAGCAAGTTTTACCACTTGAATCACTTACTTGAGAGTGTAGAATGATTTTGAAAATACACACTACATCCGGATATTGAATGCATATTGTTAAATTCGTGAGTCTTAAAAGCAAGAAATACTTAACTGGTTCCTactcaattttaatataattaaataaatttattatatgtattaatctttGTGTCAGACATAGAAAAActtagaaaataaataataaaaataaatgcagaaaaataaagaaaccaGGCCAGGAAAGCAAGGATATGTTTATGCAGTTCAGAGAAACTTCTCCTATGTCTTGGGGCTACTCAACATAAGCCTAACTCCACTAGATCATCACCAAGATTACAAAAGTGAGTGAACAGATTTATCCATACACACTATAGTCTAATATTTCATATCAActcaatcttcatcatcttcttgagTTGGTATGTTGCAAGCCAATTCTCACTTCAAGCTTCAATAAATACAGCCATGTCTTCAACaataatttttcattcactGGACAACCTTTGAATAATACTGAGATGAACAAGAATTTTTCATTCACTTAAAGTACTTGAATTCCTTAGCTTGTACTGCCAGGACCTTCAGGCCATCTTTATATAGAGAAATatatggacttttttttttttttgaaaccaaacaCGTAAGCTTTATTAAATCAAAGCCGAGATAAAGTTTGGCGGGATAGTATCCCAAAACAAAGAATGTGCCTGTGAATAGGCAATAGAAGCAAGCGAGTGTGCACCTTGGTTCGCAGACCTCGGTACCACACTAATTGAAAAATGAGTAAAGGATGACAGAATAGCCTTCGAGGCATTTAACGAAAAGCCCACATAAGAATGTAGATTAGATTGTTCTGAAGATAATAACCGTTGAAGAGCAGTGCAATCCGTGTGAAGGGCTACCGAAGTTAGACCACGATCCCGAATCCAAGAAAGAACCTCCTTACAGGCTACTGACTCGGCCATGAGCGGTGAGAAGCAGTCGTGTAGGGGTCCATTGAAAGCCGCCAAGAATGTTCCTTGAGCCGAGAGGAGGATTGCCCCCACCGTCGCCCTCCTCGTTGATGCCTGATAACCAGCATCAAAGAAGCAGCTATACGGGGGGTCGCCGGCGGTAGAAGATGAAGCAGCCAAGGTCTCTGTGCGTGGCGCAGCAGCAGTGGATGTCGACTGTCGGCAGTGAACATCTCCCCATGCACGGATAGCCGCGTTCGCCATATTCCACAACTGCCGTGGTGAAGGCAAGCACCCATCCCAAACAGCCATGTTGCGTGCTTTCCATAGATGATATAGGACTGCCACCACCGCAATAAGCTGTTCATTTGAAAGGGAATCCATTGCATTAGAGAACCATTCACAAAAATCAGCCCCCCCTATGATATGTACTAGAATAGAAGAGGCATGCCAAACCAATGTTGAAAACTCACACAAAATGAAAGTATGCATTAAGCTCTCATGAGATTGACCACACATAGGGCATGTAGGATCTATATCAACCCTCTTTAAAATTAGATTTGGTGCAATGGGGAGAATATCAGAAAGGGCTCTCCAGAGGAAAGTCCTCCACTTGGGAGGGGATTTAATTTTCCAAAGGGAAAGCCATTTATCAAAACCACCTGCAACATTGTTAATTTCACCACAAATGCGTCTATAACCATCCTTAACAGTGTAACAACCCCTTGGGTCTCCATTCCAATACCACGAATCTTCATAGTCAGGGCACACTGGAATACTCACAATGCGGTTCACATCCGTAGGGGAGAAAATATCACGTATAATATCCTGATCCCACGTTTTTGTAACTGGGTCAATTAGGCCTGAAACCAAAGAACCATCAAGTGATTGGGGCATAGTAGTATGAACCATAGGCCCAGGGTCATCCGGGAGCTAAGGATGTCCCCAAATCAATGTAGTGTTTCCATTCCCAATCCTTCTCCTAACCCCTGAACAAACCAGCTCATGAGCAGCCATAATACTTCGCCAGCAGTAACTCGGGCAGCCACCAACAGAGGCCTCAATAAAAGAGGTTTTTGGAAAATATCTTGCTTTATATAGACATGCCACGAGAGAATGCGGATTAAACAAAAATCTCCAGGCTTGTTTACCTAGCATAGCTAGATTAAACGCCCTTAAATCCTTGAAACCCAATCCCCCAAACTTCTTAGGGACACACAAAcgatgtaacccctcggtttttccgacaaagttaaggttcgagaatatttttttttagctatgacatttatgaaaaggtctctcggtgttcgaaagaatttttttttctttgagactagttattaataagctgcgatctacgtaccggtcacgaaccgtaaaatgttaaaggatgcttatacagttcgaattttcctaatgattagattattaagcatgatacgattaagcctaaacttctagttagttcaagtgaaaatttaaacggactgtaaggggtaaaattgttacggaccttgtacctatatttcgcgagataccgaaaaattcccaattttagtggttatcgccgggattatttttaggataattttggtgttagaattttcccgaattaagttataatcctccgaactttcatctgatttaaccccaaactggcaaagtaaatatttgttcttcaagagccaccatagggagttgacatgtggcactcctatttaccacatggttagtgcattaatggcatgtcataggaagtatgggaatgttgcacttgttccTTAATCTTTAAGCAAGACTCACCATCATCCCCTCTCTCCTACTCCTAAGTTCGAAAATCATaagggaaaaaggaagaagaaagaaaagcttagtcttccactttgtgatcaagaactcctaagcatctcttcaactcaagtgctctagtgtaggtaagactttggttttgttcggttaaatccttcctagaacttaagtgtaaacaaaaggtgcatgaaaatgttgttattatggtgtttgtttttaggatctttggtgaagggcTCGAAAGAGGAGATCATCAACTCTTACGGTTTTAAAATTCTTCtaaaaaggtaaggaatcccttaagttggtttagtcacttgaaggtgatcaaatgctagtaaattatgtgactaggaattttatgtgaaaattatgtgttaagtttatggatctacaagttggctcaaagaaactacactttaatgtttagtaatttttggtatgcatgttcatagttaatttatgcatgtatatgttgtgtttatgtccatataggcttatacttgtgaaaatataaaaaaaaaataataataaagatagtctctggcagtaacttccgagatttattgggaaaaattggtaaggtattttgattctattttttttagacatgtagttctataagtgtagaacctgcatataaaatttcataattatcggagtagtataagtatggttttcgaattttttttccaaaactggtccagagagaaaaattctggacagcacactgccaagggcaaaaatggaactttctgtgtttattcgcggatcaaaatgaccaaaactttttatggacatcaagtactataagttggggttctaccataaaaatttcaagtgaaaaagagttcgggaactatttttaccggttcaatctttcggactgcgccaagctgaaattttctgaaaaggaatggttagaaacaattttgacaaaaatattttgtaacaaaaatagtagcgaaattttggaatgtcacaatcaatttggaagaaaaatcgtgtttttaagaaataagtgtaacccttgtcacttggaatttcatAACGAAAAGTCGTTaacaaatatgtgtattttggaaacatatttggataagaatgatcgtTTGAGTCATTGCACGAATAaactaattaaacccaaggaaagaaagaatgttttgaaaatcttaatttctggataatgttgttgcaGACACtaacttcttgggaggcttgtgagccggggcccggaagttagtgtaatgtttgacctgcgggaggcatgagtgccgcggtccgaggtttgtatgattaattcatactgcagagcgaagtctattcgctgagaggagAGAAACTGAGatctgtatgattaattcatactgcagagcgaagtctattcgctgagaagagagaaACTGAGatctgtatgattaattcatactgcagagcgaagtctattcgctgagaggagAGAAACTGAGatctgtatgattaattcatactgcagagcgaagtctattcgctgagaggagAGAAACTGAGAtctgtatgatcaattcatactgcagagcgaagtctattcgctgagaagagagggAGTTATGAAATTAGTAAGTGTGTGTTGTTAGACTCCTTTTGGattaaatgatgaaattctcgGAAAAGAACGTACTATATGCTGATGTCACTCGTATACTATATTGTACTGTCTTGTTGTTAATCCGATTGCAGGTAGAATGCAACCTTTGGGTAAGGTTtacattttttgaatattatgttgtttttgaaacctttgtttactttcgagtgacaatggatttccttacttaaggatttccttacttagccgtcgtgctaactacacttcattgtgtcctttaccAGATggagtctagtgtgggctcctgtaGCCCGGGGAACTCTATTAGTTCCTCAGAGTTCTATTTTCCCCTCTTTGACTATGATAGCTATGCACACTTGTTGGTGGGTGATGACCCGTATGCCCCAGGCTTCGCTCCAGATCCTCCTGCTCCAGTCTATGCTCCCGACTCGGTTCATGCTTCGGACCCGGTCTATGTtcctgctcctccttctccgcagtacagccctcccccagcttacccaactacaccctctcgcgTTCCGGTTCGCAGTAGTCAGCCGACTTTTCTGGATAGGGCCCAGTCTAGGTTTGGGTTCTATCCCAtagaggtgttagaggggagtgatcccctagagttcgttgtcttttatccctatcCGTGGGATCCCAGTCTTTCGGagcattgggatgagtggtctatggtgaacACTCCTTGCTACTTTTTGGACCATTTCACCTGGTTCGCAGGTGAGTGGCACCTAGTATGGGGAACGTACAccggaccggtgtaccgccTCTTAGAGTAGTTGGCTGGTTGAGAAAGTTCTGGGAGGGactcttttgtgtatatatatcctttttgtagccatgatgaacttagttggctagtaagttggtaattaaactcttgtatatagTGGTAGCTAGtgcagctaccccttttgctcatatatatatatatgaagatatgttgggtaatggTGATGATGTGAAACAGTTTTCCTTTcccttagcctgtgcacctagagtgaactctgtaTGGATTCGGCTGGGTTCGGTCTAGGTGTGGCgataactactccggatgtacggtatagccgagccggggtgttacaaacgATCCCATGCTTTCCAATGAATACCCCTAGAATCCCCTGAACCCCACCAATAGTGATTCAAGGTTCTCTGAATTTATAAACAAACAGAATTAGGGAGCAGGAAAACACTCATAGAGAAAGTGGGCATAGATTGTGCCACACTCTTGAGTAGTACTTCTTTACCTGCCATTGAAATCAGTCTCTTGTTCCACGAACCAACTCTGTGCCTGATTTTATCCTGAATGTATGCAAACACCATCCTTTTATTCCGGGCTATAAAGAGGGCAACCCCAGATACTTCCCAAAGTTAGGTGCCATACTGACACCCAAAACCGCAGCCACTGTCTCCCTATCAGCCAAGGCGGTATTCCTGCTAAAACAAACACTTGACTTGTTATAATTTACCTCCTGGCCTGACATTGCCTCATAAACTTGTAAACACTGTTTGACCACTCCTGCTTCCTGGCTATTTGCCTTATAGAACAGGAGgctatcatctgcaaaaaataaatgtgagatCGCAGGAGCCCCTCTAGCCACCCTGCAACCATGAATTTCCCTCCTAGATTCAGCCTGTTGGAGCAACAAAGAAAGTCCCTCTACAGAAATAATAAATAGGTACGGAGAAAGCGGATCACCTTGACGGATGCCCTGTGATGGGGTCACTTGCCCTACATTCTCCCCATTGaccaaaaaattatatgttacgGTAGAGACACACAGCATAATCAAGTTCACCCACTGTGGCACAAATCCCAGAGCTTCTAACATTCTACGTAGAAAACTCCATTCCATCCGATCGTAAGTTTTGGCCATATCAAGCTTTAGAGCC contains these protein-coding regions:
- the LOC116015729 gene encoding uncharacterized protein LOC116015729, giving the protein MPQSLDGSLVSGLIDPVTKTWDQDIIRDIFSPTDVNRIVSIPVCPDYEDSWYWNGDPRGCYTVKDGYRRICGEINNVAGGFDKWLSLWKIKSPPKWRTFLWRALSDILPIAPNLILKRVDIDPTCPMCGQSHESLMHTFILCEFSTLVWHASSILVHIIGGADFCEWFSNAMDSLSNEQLIAVVAVLYHLWKARNMAVWDGCLPSPRQLWNMANAAIRAWGDVHCRQSTSTAAAPRTETLAASSSTAGDPPYSCFFDAGYQASTRRATVGAILLSAQGTFLAAFNGPLHDCFSPLMAESVACKEVLSWIRDRGLTSVALHTDCTALQRLLSSEQSNLHSYVGFSLNASKAILSSFTHFSISVVPRSANQGAHSLASIAYSQAHSLFWDTIPPNFISALI